The Microtus pennsylvanicus isolate mMicPen1 chromosome 5, mMicPen1.hap1, whole genome shotgun sequence DNA segment AGAAGCAAAATTGATGATTCAGTTTGATGCTCAGGAGAAAAATCTTGTCAGGAATATACATTTCAGGAGTGtgacctagtctacagagtgagttccaggacagctgaggatACATTGTTGttagaggctgtttgtttgtttcctgactacccagactcccaaaataatcacacagaaactatactattaaaatcactgcttgaccaatcacttaagaagcatattgttagctagtttctatatctttggttaacccatttccattaatctgtatcaccatgtgactgtggcttaccaggtaaagttccatccagagtctgtctctggtggggctacatgctTCTCAcaactcagccttctttctcccagcattcagcattAGTCCCCCCcctctctgcctagctctgctctgccctatTATAGctatcttctttattcattaaccaataaaagtaacacatatacagaaggactttctacaccatttccccttttctgtttaaataaaaaggaaggctttaactttaacatggtaaaattacatataacaaaacagctatcaagcaataattacagttacaatatttatatcttctttatcttttatcataactaacaaaaactatatctattcttcaactccatcaaagactccagaaggatataatattacctaagtaaacagaaagtgcattgtaggcaacttccaaaactctagaattgacagagacatctcctgcatggacagccacccaaagttcttgtcttaaaaaaaagaagaaagaaagaaagaaagaaagaaagaaagaaagaaagaaagaaagaaagaaagaaagaaggggaaggataAAAATTTTTGCTTCTAGTTTTGAAGGTAATAGTGAAAGAACGTTcactaaaaataatttgttaagCCTGACAACACACAAAAATTAAGAAGCCAGCTTCTAAGCTTCAGATTCACTCAGTATTCATAATAACAATCCCAGACACGAGTATTCATGGTTTATCTGATTTCCTTTATTATCTACCACTGAATgcttaaagaaaattgattttcttgTGCATTAAATGAGACTTGGTTCCTCAGCTGGATTCACCAACCTCTGCCTTCTTACTGTTGGTGGGTAATTTATTTCTTCTCCTCTGGTCATAGAGAAAAAGGGGAAGAGTTGACTCTTACCAGCATCCTTGTAGGCTTTCTCCCTGCTGCAACTGTCAAGGATCCTGAGCAGATAAACTGTTTAAAACAGAAAGTAAGACAGATAAAGGGACTGTGTAGTCTTGACCACTTTCTCCTCAGCATTCCCTCCACAGGAGTTACTAAATCTTGGAGAACAAAGGCTTGCTGAATAGAATTCAACTACTGAATTCTGAAAGTCaacaaaatgatttctaatgatactctgctatactcataaattaGTGCCTAGTACAACTGTCCTCAAAGAGGcgtcacccagcaactgatgggagcagatgcaaagatccagaGCCAAACACGGGCAGGCCCTGGGAAACCCCACGTAAGAGGgaaaaggattgtaggagccagaggggtcagggaCACTAGGAAAACAGGTCCCTCAGAATCAACTATGCAGGGCTTATAGGGGCTCAGAGAGATTGAAGCAGCAATCAcagagcctgtatgggtctgagctggatcctctgcatatatattatggttgtgtagcttgataTTCTTGGGGgcctcctaacagtgggaatgggggttgtctctgactctttagtCTGAGCCTGGGATCCTTTTTCTCCTATCAGAATGCCTCATCAGCCCTGATATGATGGTTtgtacctagtcttattgtaacttgttatggcATGCTCAGTTGatttccctgggaggtctgctctcTTTTAAAGGGAAATGAAGGCAAAGTGAGTctgaggggtgggatggggatgactgggagaaatggaggaaggagaaactgtggttggtatacaGTGTAagagagaattaaaaagaaaatgcaagaggAGGCTTTGAGTTTCCTGCCTCAGATAATAAAAAGATTATCACAGGCCTCCCCTCTGTTGTGCTTTGTGAAAGAGAACCTTCATTTTCAATGCCAGCTGCATCTCCTGGGTAGACTACTAAGTCTTTCTTCCCCTCAGCTTCCTTTCCCACCTGATACCATATCCCCATGTTAACATCACCTGCTAACCGCTGTGGTACTAAAATGAATGGTACAAAAACAGGAGTATGTGTTTGCCCAGGATATGGAAAGCATCCAAATTAACAATATATAGCTATTGTTTGGTTCCAGAGATcccaaaagaaaattcttttgcTATTTCTGATAGCCTACTAAGGAAACTGAGGGCAAAAGTTTACATTTAATCTCTAAAACCACATCCTTGATAGGATTATGAAAGCTGAAGCAATAGAAAGGACTGTATAAGGGACACACAGTAGGCATGTTCACCGTACACACAGTAGGCATGTTCACGTGGGGAGGGCTTGGAAGGGATTGATGACTATAGGCAAGGGCAGAAAGGGAGAATGGGTCATACACCTTGGACTTGCCCTGAAATGCTTTAGAGCCAGAAATAAGCTTCTAGAATTGGAATCAGTCTTCTGGCGATGCTGAGGTGAATGGGACACTGGCTCCTTGATCCCTTCctttttcacattttattgtatgtgtgtgagtgttttgcctgcacgtatgtctatgCACTTATGTGTagtgcctgtgaaggtcagaataGGACATCAAatctagaattggagttacagatgtgagtgctgggaatcaaagctggGTCTTCTGGGGGGAAAtccaatgcttttaactgctaagccagtCTCTTGCTCCCCTTccattttaaaacaaactaaTCTCACtttctgagaaaataaaacttcatgCTTGAGGAATGTCTGAAATTCTTTTGTTCTATCAGGCTGAGAACTGACAGCAGCCCGCAATGTACTTTCATGATACATGTATTCTGTTGCCCCTCCTCATGCCCTTAaaaccttttttcttctttcttggtctCCATTCTAGTTTCACAATTTATGgagggaggatgagagagagagagagagagagagagagagagagagagagagagagagagcccacgcACATTTaggtacatataaaaaaaatctaaaatctagGCACTGCACAGAAGCAAAAACATACAGTTTTTGTGTTCCTGAGTCTATAAAGCTTCAAAGCTGTAGGGCTGTGGattgtgtgtgttgcatgcatgcgtgcatatcCAAGAACTCTAAGTCCCACCCAGGATATGGAACTGGCCATGTCTATCATGCCCATCAATAAGTgagtggataaataaaatgtgtcaaTATGCACAACGGAATTTTATTGAGCCATAACTTGcataggaaaatggatggaactggaaattaTTATATGAAGTGAAGTGGTTCCTATAATTAGAAAGAAAGGGGATTTTGCCTACTTTTGTCAGAAATTGCAAACAAAACCACAGCTGGTGATCTTCAAAGAGCACTTTGATAGTGCAGCACCCTAGCAGTGCTGGGTGAGAGATTCCTGTGGCGGAGGGGATGAATACTCACAAACACAGCACCCCAGAGTGGATAGCCTGTGTAGAaggtgaagaagaagaaatgtcTGAAGTGGTGAGACAAATGCTGTAAACAACTCAATAAGACACCCAGAGCCAGAATCAGTATTGCATTCAGGATCTGGATGGcctgaaaaaagaagaaaaaaaagataaatgcatAATACTATCTTTATTTTCCTCAGAATGTAGGAAATATCATGACTTTAATTGGTTAAAATGCTAAGCCTGaattaactgagcaaaatctcaTTCTAAAAAGGTTTTGTTTAGGATTATAATAGGACAAGGGGAAACAgctgttaaattttaattttaatttttatttaaaatatagaatatgaCCATTCACTGGTATCATAGGCCTGCAAACCCAGCCACTTGGGAGAATAAAGCAGAAACATCTACCTAAGCTACAGAAtaagttcaagtccaacctgtgTGATTTAGTAAGACCCCACCTTTAAAAAGCACAAAGGAATGGATCTCGGGCTCAATAATATTTTCCtgacaggcatgaggacctgggtcccATCCACAGGAccacaggaaaggaaaagggggaaggggaaggaaaggaaagggaaggaaagggaagggaatgagaggaaaagaaaggggaggagaagggaggaggagagaggggaggtagGGGATGGGAGGAAAGCAAGGGGAACTTCACAGAACTCAACCTCCTGACAGGAGCCATCAGAAAACACCAAGAAACAAGGAAGAGCCTTAGAACAAACTCTCCAGAGTTTGCTGGGATATATATCCTAGGAGAGACTGATTCTCCATTTCTACTCCTCGGGTCTCCATGGAACCACCTTGTCTTTAATGACTTAGTGAAAAATAACTGAGAAATTTTGGACGGAATCCATATAGCCTTTTGCTCGGTCTTATATAAACCTACTTTGTGGCCAAGGCTGACTTACCCCGAGGGCTTGCAGTACTCCCCTCTGAACATCCTGTGATCCATCCAGGAGATGATAACCAGAACCATCAGTCTCCTCTCTGTGACTGCCTGGCGAGGTACCACGTGCTGAAGTCCCCAGTCCTGTATCATCGAATTCCTGGGAGGCCATTGGGGGCTGCCACTGGCaaggaaaagaacccaaaagCTTGATGCTTCCTTCTATTGCTTCCTAACAACATTTTTTAGGGTAGCAGAAgagttcagttttgtttgttcAACAAGATTACTCTCCTGAATGACAGGACTGACACCCTGCTCCATCCCTTTCTACCCTAGAACTGCTTCCTCTTAAAGCAAAGCCTTCCTCCCTGCTACACCTTGGCCTGAACAGCACCTCTCTTTTACCAAATCAAATTCCAGCCCATGAGTCAAACTTTCAAGATAATCCTTTTAGTCCTGGCCCAGTCTGAATGATGAACCCTTTCTGCCTGCTCCGGGATCCCCTGAGCACCCCTTTAACCTTTCTGCCTGCTCCGGGATCCCCTGAGCACCCCTTTAACCTTTCTGCCTGCTCTGGGATCCCCTGAGCACCCCTTTAACAATCCCTCAGTCTGAGCTTCCGTTTGTATCTCTGTGGTGTGTGCTCATCATCTTTGTTCACACTGCCCCACTTTCTCACAGTTGGTACCCAGCTAACACATTTCAGAAGAAGCCATGTCTAAGGATAACAATCAAAAATTCAACAGCAGGCACTGGGTCTTTTCATGCTGCAAACACcacagaaaggagggaaggaaacatAGTCTGATacatcactgatttttttttagaaagaatcaAAGATGAGCTTCCACCTTCAGATAAATTACCGTGTTGTATAAAATATGGTCagcaaggtttaaaaaaaaacacaaggaaatgtAGGCTTGCTAACATCATATTAAGTAGCTCACCTCCCAGCCCTGAGTAGCAGAATTTCTGGGGACTTTATTCATGTCAGTTCCCAAGACTTCCACTGGAGTGGGTATTGGCCTTATAACCCCTTCCATCTTATAGATTAGATGAGGAATCTAAGAAACAGAGCCTGAAATAACATCCCTAAGTCCACCAGGCAGGGATCAAAAATGACCTCTAGTTATCACAATACTCTTTCTCTGAGCCTGTACAGGAGCTGTCTCACTAAACCTCATTCATAGTTCAGGAATGTCCTCTCATAACCAGAACTGGCCACCAAACTCAGAGGCAGCCTCTTAATATAgcaaagtgtgtgtgcgtgcgtgtgtgtgtgtgtgtgtgtgtgtgtgtgtgtgtgcccatctgtctgtccatgccTACATTTCCCAAATAAATAGCTATATTAGGCCAAAAATAATGGCCCTAGGGTAACACCTACATTCTAAGGGCAGCCATCCAAACAGCTAAAATTTCCAAACCTCTACTGAACAACCAAATAGGAAACTTTTAGGCATTCCAAGAGGGCCTCAGGGAGGCACCTTTAGTAGAAAAATGGAAAGGGGGATTCCTACGGAGAAGAAACCTGTAGGGTTTACCTTGGAGACTTCAGGCTTTGATAGGCTCCGTTCTCTGCAAGTCCATCACCTTACAGAAGAGAAGAGTCTGTCCCCCAGAACCAGCAGTTTCTTCTTCCTGGCATCTAACGAATCTCTTCCTTGTGCAATACCTCAGCAGATCCAGTGGAAGGGTTTTTGCTGGCTGCCTGGAAGGTGTGCTAATCATACCCATGTCCGAGGGCACTGGCAACCCATCCACTTCCCCCAGGGCTTACCCATAAAGAAGGAAGCTGGTAACGGGAGCCACCACCTTCTGGCTCTAAGATGTTGCTTCACGCATTATTGgagcaagagacagaagcagaaaatatGGGTGAGTTAGTAAGAAGGTATTGTGGAATGGGGGAAGAATAGGTCTAGCTATGCAATGAAAGGTGAAGCCAGGAAGAACAAATAGTGTTGGAAGAAGTAAAACACCAGGGCCATAGGGGACTGTGCTCACATCTGCACCAGTGCTGTGACTAAAATTGTTTTACCCGCGTAATAATGTTTAATCCTCTCAGGCCAAGCAAGCTTAGTTCATTTGTCATAAATCAAAACAATggttatttaaatatattctggTTACTATATATCAACTGCTGCTTGCTGTGCAACTTGCTTCACGTACATCTCTTTCTTCCATCCTCAGGATAACCCATGGCCTAGATAACATTACTAAGTCAttgtgatggaagataaaactgGGGTAAAAACATAGCCAGATTCCCTCCCATTTAACTGGCTCTGTCAGTCCATTGCCTGATGATATAAGAGAATGCTCCAGACATGGTGAGTTATAAAGTTTATTTACCTCATGATCATAGAATTGGACATTTGGCACCTGCTGAGGGGGCCTTCATGCCATGTCATGGCATAGTAACAAGGCACACTAtgtgaaaagaaacagagagtggATGATCAAAATCAGTCATCTAAGGTCACCTGAGAAATGAAATATAACTgagtatttctgtgagtttccatAGAAGCTTAACTTGGGAGATGAATCCCAAATATGGGACTCAACATCCTAGGGTCTGAGACCATGGGCTGGATGAAAAGACGAAAGCtaacattcatctctctctgcttcctggctgcagagaGTGACCAGTCTGCTGTCACAGCGAGGGCAGCCCTCTTCACCACACCTCCTATGGCATTTGACCTTCAAATTGTGAGTAGAATGAAACTTTActtccctaagttgtttttgtctGGTGTTTTGTCACgacaataagaaaacataacaGACAATCCAAACCCCATCCTCTAGGATGAGCCTACTTCTGCCTATACCTCACTCCCATGATACTGATGATAATCCATGCCTCACGTTCTGGAAGGGCTAGGGTGAATGACGTCCCTCCGATGCTTTGCCTTGACCCATTGTATCCCTTTGGGGGATCATCTGAGGCTTTGGGCTGGGGATATGAGGCCAGCAGATGCTCGGCGGAAGCTCTGCAGCCAAGGCTGACACCGGAGCCCAGAGCCAAGTGCAGGGACAGCTGGAAGAGTAAACCTAGACAGAGGTCACAGGAACTGGGAGGAAGGATAGTGGCAAGTGTCATAACCCATCCCCACCCCTACTTCTGCTATATCGCCCACAACTACCCACGCACTGTTTTAGCAAAAACCATTGCAGATGGAatatcacaaaagaaagaaatggaaagaacacgatttaagggaagaagaaagaaacctatGGAAGTGCAATAAAATagagttttctttgaatttaaagCTGAAAAGTCATAAAAGGAACTTGAGGGTCAGTGCCTCATTTGTAACCTGAAAATTAGAGCACCCACTCCAGCAAATGGTAAAAAGTTCAAAGGATAGAATGCATGTAAAGCTTTTAAGTCACATgaagtgacattttttttaaattggtttttattgagctctacatttttctctgctctcctccctgcctctcccctccccttcaaccctcccccaaggtccccatgctcccaatttactcaggagatcttgtctttttctacttcccatgtagattagatctatgtatgtctctcttagggtcctcattgttatctaagttctctgggattgggatttataggctggttttctttgctttatgtttaaaaaccacttatgagtgagtacatatgataattgtctttctgtgtctgggttacctcactcaaaatgatgctttctagttccatccatttgcctgcaaaattcaagatatcattaattttttctgctgtgtagtactccattgtgtaaatgtaccacatttttatccattcttcgttcgaggggcatttaggttgtttccaggttctggctatgacaaacaaagctgctatgaacatagttgagcacatgtccttgtgacacgattgagcatcctttgggtatatacccaaaagtggtattactgggtcttgaggaaggttgttttcctaatttttggagaaatcgccacactgacatccaaaggggctgtaccagcttgcattcctgcctgcaatacagaagtgttcccttttccccagaacctctccagcataagttgtcagtGTTTTTGTCCTTGGCCATTATGAAGTGGCATTCTATATGTCAAAACAGGCATCTTTGAATGCTTTAAACcggcacattttttttaaataggaaaaccACGGCTGTGATAACTAAAGAAGGTTAAATAGGTGGTGAGATGAAGAAGGAAACTGGATGTGTTCCTGGCTTATCCCCAAATGTCAATGTACATTTAAGACACAATTCTTCCCAGCCTCAGTCTAACGGGCTGGACTGTGAGCCTGAGTATCAGGATAAGACAGTTTAGAATCATATTCCTGAAGGCCAGCTGTTCCAGCACTGTTCATCTTATACCCTAAGAATGCTGATGGGGAAAAAAGCCTGCACTGCCTTGTCTATTGGTCCGCTTTCCTACTGCCTTATTAAACAACAAGAAACATACTTGAAGGAAAGAAGACATATTTGTCTCACGGTTTCAGAGACATCACCCTATAATCACCTGCTTCTGTGCTTATGGTCTCCTGCACTGAGGGCAGGCTCTCTGTCCATGCCTGCCAACTTGGGGCAACTGTTCCAAATGTTGATGAGATATGACAGAAGGCAGTAACATCAAATTTCAGCATTGAGGCTGTTTGCTTAAGTTAAAAACCATGAGTTGAGTTTTTTCTAGATTAGTCATCTGAGTATGTTGTCATATTAAATTAGTTCTAGAACACAGCTTGATAAATTAGGACACTATGCAAATTAAAGTGTCTGCAAACAAGAGGATATTTCTCTTTCCTGAGAGTTAGCAGGTTAAAACTTAAACTAGGCCCAAAGTTTCtttgaggtttatttatttactatatatacagtgttctgtctgcatgtatgcctgcaggccagaagagcccATCAGATCCCATAATAaatagttgtaagccaccattcGGTtgatggaaattgaactcaggatctctaggAAGAGtggtcaatgctcttaacctctgagccatctctccagcccaaggcccAAAGTTTCTATTCTGAGATATTAATACACCTATCTCTGTACACAATTCTTACTAAAAACATTTAGAACATAATTCTATTAGGTCAAAACATGTGGGCCGGTAGGATGGAGAGGCAGATAAAGGTTACCACCACCAATCCTGACAACTGGGTTCCATCCTTGGGACTCACGTGTTTGCAAAGGGAACTATGtctcacaggttgtcctctgtcctgtCCACATGTACTGTGACATGCATATGCACTCATATGCCACAATCtaaaaaatacactttaaatgTTCAAAAGTGCCACGACAGACATATTCTTGAATCTGggtacaaaacagaaaacaaaatttaaatggaTAATATAAAATGTCTACTAGGTAACATCAAATTAATAAGTCATACCCATGGATAAAGTTATTGAAGAAACATCTTCATAAGCAGAGCATTTATTTAATTGGTGTACAGAAATGAGATATCTAAGAAGTTTATGCCAGCATTGTTCTTATTGAAAAGAGGTTTGTTGTACAGTGAAGTTCACAATGCCAGCACTATTCCCATCTCCTATTCTGGAGGAAGCAGTTTAGGGAGCGTTTAATAACCCCAGGTCTTCAGGTGTGATTTAAAGATTAGTCATAAAGACACTTTCAGGCACCTTTGGGTCCTCATCTGTAGACACTGCTGTAAGCCACACTGACTTCCTAAAGaaaaagggaacagagagaatCAAGGTTGGAGTCTTTGATGCCACGTCCTGCTCTGTCTAGACTTGGGGGTCAAATCATTCCTACCTTTAATAAATACCACCATTTTCAATATGCTgatttaggaggtagagacaagagaatcattgcaagtttaaggccagcctgatctacatagtgagttcctggccagtaAGCAATTTGGATTTTTGAAtgtgaatgaatgtatgtgtatttgcGTACAAACTTAAAATCTATGCATAGAAACTCTGatcatgtatgtctgtctgaCTAGACaacactttaaaatgttttagatttatgatgtgtatgaatgttttgtctgcaagtatgtatgtgcaccatctGCATGCCGTGGTGCCtatggaaatcagaagaggaCTTCGCTTCCCCCGGAATTGGAGATgacatggatggttgtgaaccaccacataggtgctaggaatcgaacccaggtcattggcaaaagcagtaagtgctcttaattgctgagccatctctccagcccagggtcaTCATTTTGTCTAAGGAAGGTAAACAGAAAACAAGGTAGCAATTACTGTTGACAGAGGAATGCCCTTTCATCTCCTGTTAATCTAGAAGACTCTGCAGAAGCCTGAGGCCTGAGGCAACGGGTCAGAATTCTACATTACAACCAACAATGTATATGGAAaagattatatatttattcatgtatatgcatgtgtgtatatataacttAATCAAGTCTGGCTTTTATTTGGGGTTCTGATACACCCCAGAATGTCACTAAATTCCTCAGCTTAGTTTGCTTTAGGAAAATAGTTCAAAAGAGAGTCAGAAATATTTGCAAGGCAAACATATTTTCTGCAACTGAAATCCACACTTAAAGGTGGTAAAGACGGTAAATTTTATCTTGTGTGTATTTTTACCATAGTGAAACAAGCAAAACTGGAAGTATGATTTGCCGTATTAAAAGATATTTGACATTTCTCTTAgctctaaattttttttatattaagtatttttatatattagacAAGATTGCAAGTTGTTCTGTGGTTTCTACACTTGTCCCTAAGTGTTTATAACATTCAACGTAAACATTTCTATGATATGGCAATGAGAATCCTATTGCATTTCATCTCAGAGTTCCTACTAGGTAtatggtggtttggaagaaaatggcccccaaaggaagtggcactgttaTGAggcatgaccttgttggagaaagtgtgtcactagggaaCAGGCTCAAACAGTTGACtccctgttgcctacaagatgtagcaTTCTCAACTTCATCATCACTTCTACCTGCATGCCgccatactccctgccatgatgatagtggactgagcctctgacactgtaagcgagccacccctattaaatgtttgctttataagagttgctaagggctgggcggtggtggcgaatgcctttaatcccagcactcgggaggcagaggcaggcggatctctgtgagttcgaggccagcctggtctacaagagctagttccaggacaggaaccaaaagctacagagaaaccctgtctcgaaaaataaagagagagagagagagagagagagagagagagagagagagagagagagagagagagtttctatggtcatggagtctcttcacagcaataaaaacccaaactaagacagaacACTTTCAGGATCCATAAAATGGCAAGCAAGTGCATTAATCATACAGGTGGGCACGTTCTTcttcattctctgtgagttcatattaaAATGGCAGACTGGTTTTCCATACATATTTTAGCCATGCAGTCTCCTAACATGAAAGAAAGTTTATCAGGAGAAGTGTACTATAAAAGAGACAACAGCAAAATACATTGATGCCATagagcagtgagatggctcaacaggtaaaggcttATGCCAGCAAGTcttacaacctgagttcaatgcccagaccCCACAGACTGGAAGAAGAGCAACAATTCCCACAAactgtccactgacctccacacaaagactatggcacatacatacatacatacacacaaaataattaagtGAACAAGTAAATGTAAGAAAACTAAATTTGACTCCAAAATTagcgtatatatatataattttacttaatatatgcctcatttaaatcttttatttattacaaatgATAGTTTTTGATTATCTTGATTTGCAAACTACACAACTATAAAATAATCTAAGTCCACTAGATTGTACGTTAGAAACTTTCAACCCTGTAATAGTTTGATTCTAAAATTAGgcaatatatttaacttttaaaaatgacaggTAATCGAGTGTCTACTGaactattttataaataataatctGGGGTTTGTCTGAATTCTTCTCACGGGGAAGTCAGGATATAGCCTGTAAAATCTCAGCATCTCGATAGCAATTCAAAGGAGATGGCTGCAGGACTCACCGAGATGCAGAACACTCCAAAGGGATCGTCTGGTTTTCAAATCGACTATTCCTTGGAACAAAGTACATCTCCGTTTCAAAATGGATAGTGTTCTTTGAAATAATCTAGGAAAATCACATACTTTAGGGGGAAGGTAGTTTAGCAACAGAAGAGGTATGTGCAGatggaaacacaaaaaaacaTAGAACATCAATTATCTTAAAAGAGGTTTCTGTCATTCTCAGATGCATGTGGAGGTCCAGTCACTTAAcaaagggacagagaggagaaCTGGAAGAGTGGGCTGAAAGTGCCCTGAGATGGGGACATTAAGACACAGAAGCAAACAAACTGCCACC contains these protein-coding regions:
- the Ms4a3 gene encoding membrane-spanning 4-domains subfamily A member 3 — encoded protein: MASQEFDDTGLGTSARGTSPGSHREETDGSGYHLLDGSQDVQRGVLQALGAIQILNAILILALGVLLSCLQHLSHHFRHFFFFTFYTGYPLWGAVFFICSGSLTVAAGRKPTRMLMQNSFGMNIASATIAFVGTAFLSVHLALNSQALKGCQSSQSPDLCIYLGSSSDGLVSLMLILTLLELAVTISISVMWCLGNVCGLREAVSSPPHSAESGIAPDGSDSENLSTQP